GGTCGGGACGCTCAGCGAGAGGTCCATGTTCTGCACGGTGCGCGCGGGGGCGCCCTTGAGGGTGGTCAGCGTGGGCTCGTCGCTGGCCTCGGGCTGGGGGGTGGGCTGGGAGTCGCGGGACGTGCGCGAGGGGGCCTTGTTGGGCGAGGCGTCGGCGCGGGGCTTGGGGCTCGTGCCGGAGTCGGAGGACCCGGTCTCCTTCTCGGGCGCCTTCTCGGCGGGGGCCTTCTTCTCGGGTGCCTTCTTGGCCGGTGCCTTCTGCTCCGGTGCCTTCTCGGCCGGCGCCTTCTTCTCCGGTGCCTTCTTGGCGGGGGCCTTCTCGGCGGGAGCCTGGGAGGAGCCGTTGGAGGAGGACCCGTTGCGTGCGGCGAAGTAGTCGGCCCACTCCTGGTCGACGCTCTTCGGATCCCGCTCGAACCGCTCCTGCATCTCCTCGACCAGCCACTCGTTGGCGCCGAAGTCAGAGGATGGGGGGGTGGTCGGGTTGTCCTGAGCAGACTCTGCCACGACTGAGCTCGCCTCTTCCGATGCGTACGAAGGTGCACGTCCGTCTGGAACGCTGCCGACAAGGCTAGTCCCTCGCCCATGCACGTGGGGTGCCTCGGGGAGGGACGGACGGTGCCGAGCGCGTCACACTCCCGGCCCCGCCCCGGTCGGGGGACCGGTCAGTAGCGCTTGATCGCCGTCCGGGCGTAGCCGAGGTTCTGGGTGCTGGTGCCCGTCGCCTCGGTCAGCGTCACCTTGACAGCGGTGATGTTGCCTCCCCGTCGCCACGTGTCCCGGACGAAGAACCGGATCGCGGAGACGCCGGGGATCGTCCCGAGCCGGACCAGCGAGGCGTTGGCCGGGGTCACGTCGCGCGCCTTGACCTTGCCGCCGACCAGGATCCGGTCGATCCGGCTCCCGGCGAAGCTCGTCGAGACGGCGCCGGACGAGCTCTGGCGGACCGTGGCCCTGCCGACCACGCCCTCCAGGACGAGGTCGGTGCCGTTGAGCTCGAACCTGGAGACCGTGCCCCGGGTCCAGGCGACGGCCTTGCCGCGGCGGCCCTGGACGCCGTACGACGACCCGGTGAGGCCGGTGGCCGTGGCCTGGTTGGTGTCCCCGAACTCGGCGCTCCGAGCCGTGCGGGTGCGGACCTTGCCGCGGGTGCCCTCGCAGGGCAGCTCCTTCCACCCGATGTCGCCGGAGTTGCCGAGACCGCCGCGGTTGGTCTCGCTGCCGCCCACGCCGACCCCGGCCATGACGCCGGAGCGGACGCCCTTGGTGATGCGGGCCCACGAGCGGCCGATGTTGAGCTCGATGTTGTCCTCGAGCGTGCTCTCGTCCTGGTCCTGGCCGAAGAGCTGGATGCGGATGAGGAACGAGGAGGCGTAGGCGGTCGTCCGGCCGACGCCGCGGCGGTTGAAGCCCTTGAGCAGCGAGATCCGGCCGAGGCCGGGGATGGTGATGCCGCCGGCGTTGTCGCCGAGCACGTCGATCACCTGGCCGATCGCGGCGCTGCCCTGGTCCTTGATCGCGTGGAGCAGGTCGTCCAGGGGGGTCCCCGTGGCAGGGGCCTCGGGCAGGACCAGGTCGACGTCGAGCGCCGAGACCTGGTTGCGGGCGTGCAGCTTGCCGTCGGTGGTCGCCCACGCCGTCGAGGTGGTCCGCAGCCCGGTGAAGCTGAGCTCGGGACCGCCGTCGATGCCGCCGACGACGATCGACCCGATCCGGCTGGTGCCCTGGGACGCCCCGGCGATGCCGCGCTTGGGCGCGCGGTAGGAGCGGGTGAGGCTCGTGACCGAGTTGACCTTGACCAGGGGCTGCTGGTCGTTGAGCGGCAGGCCGATCTCGTCCTCGAGGGAGTTCTGGGTGGTCCGGCCGGCCAGGCGCGTGCAGTAGATGTAGGAGAAGGCCACCCGCGGGAGGGTCAGGTCGGCCTGCGGGGCCAGCGCCCGGGCGCCGTACGCCGTGGCCTGGAAGCCGAAGCTGGTCTCGGCCAGCGCGGCCTGCGCCGGCGCCGGGGTGAGGACGACGGCGCCGCCGAGCGCCAGGCCCGCCGTCACCGCGAGGGCGGCCGCGCGCGAGCGCAGCCTCGTGATCGGTCCCATCGGTGTGCTCCCACGAGGTCAGGGTCCGGGGCAGGGTGCGCCCCGGACGTGGCCGGTCCCGGTCTCCCCTGAGGTCGGCGCCGCCCAGACTGCGGAGCCGCTCGGGACCGAGGTCCAGGGTAAGGAGGATCGGGGGCCTGTGTGGGCGAAGCGGACATCTCGGTGCCGGGGCACGTCGGGCACGTCGGGCACGTCGGGACGCACGAGGGGCGGCGGCCGGTCGGCCACCGCCCCTCGTGGGCGTCGTGCGGGTGCGGTCAGTAGCGCTTGATCGCCGCCCGCGAGTAGCCGAGGGTCACCGTCACCGGCTTCACCGCCTCGGCCAGGACCACCTGCGCCGCGCTGATGTGGCCGCCACGGCGCCACTTGCCGCGCGGGAACAGGCGGACGCTCACGACCCCGGGGATCTCCGGGAGCTTGACCGAGCTCGCCGTCCTCGGTGTCACGTCGCGGCCCAGCACCCGGCCGTTGACCAGGATGCGTCCGATGCGGCTGCCCGCGAAGTCGGTCCTGACCGCGCCCGAGGAGCTCTGGTGGACGTTGGTGCGTCCCACGACCCCCTCGAGGACCAGCTTGGTGCCGTTGACCGTCACCTTCTGGACCGCGCCCCGGGTCCAGGCCTCGGCCCGGCCGCGACGTCCCTGGACGCCGTACGACGAGCCGCTGGCGTTGCTGAGGACCGTCGGGACCGACATGCCGAGGTTGACGGTGGCGGCCTTGCGGGTGCGCACCCGGTCACGGGTGCCCTCGCAGGGCAGTTCCTTCCAGGCGAGGTCCCCGACCGCGCCGATGGCGGTGTCGGTCTGGACCCGGCTGCCGACGCCGACCCCGGCCATGACACCGGAGCGGACGCCCTTGGTGATGCGGGCCCACGAGCGGCCGATGCCCAGCTGCATGTTGTCCTCGAGCGTGCTCTTCTTGCCGTCGAGACCGTAGAGGTCGAGCCGGAACAGGAACGACGACGCCGCCGCACTGACCTTGCCGGCGTAGTGGCGGTCGAAGCTGCCCAGCGAGATCGTGCCGAGGCCCGGGATCTCGATGCTGCCCAGGTTGTCCTGCAGCACGCCGATGACCTGGTCGAGGACGTCGCCCGTCGTGCTGTTGACGGCGTCCAGCAGGTCGTCCAGGGGGGTGCCGGTCTTCGGCGGGGTGGGCAGCTTGAGGTCGAGGTCGAGGGCCGAGACCACGTTGCGCGCGTGCAGCTTGCGGTCGTTGTCGGCCCAGGCGGTGGAGACGGTCCGGAGCCCGTCGAAGGAGAGCTCGGGGCCGCCGTCGATCCCACCGAGGACGACCGAGCCGATCGAGGTGCTGCCCTGGGAGGCGCCGGAGATGTTGCGCCTCACGTCCCGGAAGGAGCGCGAGGAGGTCTTGACGGCGTTGATCTTGACCAGCGGCTGCGAGGCGTTGAGCGGCAGGCCCAGCTGGTCCTCGAGCGAGTTGGTCTGCGAGCGACCGGCCAGCCGCGTGCAGTAGATGTAGGAGAAGGCGGTCCGTGGCAGCCCGACCTGCGCCTGGGGCGCCTGCACCCGGGTGCCGTAGGCCGTGGCCTGGAAGCCGTAGCCGGTCTCGGTCAGGGCGGCCTCCGCGGGGGTGCTCAGCACCACCGCTCCCGCCAGCGCCAGTCCCGCGGCCGCCACCAGGGCGGCGGCGCGCGCGCGCAGGGTCTTGCTCGATCTCATGTATGTGCTCCCACCGTGTCGACGGGCCGACGAACCGGGCCCGCAGACAGGGTAGGGACGGCGAGCCGTCGATGGGGTAAAAGTCCGGTCTGCCGCAGGTGCGGACGAGACCAGTGGAGGGGCGCCCCCGGAAGGATTCGAACCTTCGCTCCCGCCTCCGGAGGGCGGTGCTCTATCCCCTGAGCTACGGGGGCCGGTGGCCCAGTCGTGACGGTGGCCGTCACGGCGCCGGGCCAGCGTACACGTCACGGGGACGGACTCCGGACCGGGAGTGCGGCGGGGCCTTTGTAGGCTTGGGCAGGTGACCCCCCTCGAGCTCTCTGCCCTGGTCGTTGCCGCCCTCGGAGCCCTCCGGGACCGCGGTGAGCTCGACCTGCCCGAGCTGCCCGAGAGCGTCGTCGTCGAGCGTCCCAAGCAGCGCGGCCACGGCGACTACGCCACCAACGTCGCCCTCCAGCTCGGCAAGCGCGCCGGCATGGCGCCGCGCGCGCTCGCCGAGCTGCTCGCCGCCGAGCTCGTGGCCGACCCGGCCGTCGCGGCCGCCGAGGTGGCAGGTCCCGGCTTCCTCAACCTCACCCTCGACGCCGGCGCCCAGGGCGCGGTCGCCGCGCAGGTCGTGGCCGCAGGCGCGGCCTACGGCCGGGGCGACGCCCTGGCGGGCCGCCGGGTCAACGTCGAGTTCGTCTCGGCCAACCCGACCGGGCCGCTGCACCTGGGACACACCCGCTGGGCGGCCGTCGGCGACGCCCTGGCCCGGGTGATGGAGGCCGCGGGCGCGGACGTCGTGCGGGAGTTCTACGTCAACGACCGCGGCAGCCAGATGGACAAGTTCGGCGCCTCGCTCGAGGCCTCGGCGCTGGGGCGGCCGGTGCCGGAGGACGGCTACCACGGCGACTACGTCCACGACCTGGCCCGCCAGGTCGTGGCCCAGGAGCCCGGGATCCTCGAGCTGCCCGAGGGGGAGCGGCTGGTCGCCTTCCGGGAGGCGGGCTACCGCCTCCAGCTGGCCGACCAGCAGGCCGACCTCGAGGGGCTGCGCACGCACTTCGACACGTGGTTCTCCGAGCGCTCGCTGTTCGACGACGGCAAGGTGCAGCACGGTCTCGAGGTCCTGGAGAAGGCCGGCCACCTGTTCGAGGCCGACGACGCGCTGTGGATGCGCACCACCGACTTCGGTGACGACAAGGACCGGGTGCTGCGCCGCGGCAACGGCGAGCTGACCTACTTCGCCTCCGACACCGCCTACTACGTCGACAAGCGCGAGCGCGGCTTCGACCTGTGCGTCTACCTCCTCGGCGCCGACCACCACGGCTACGTCGGGCGGCTGCGGGCCATGGCCGCCTGCGCCGGCGACGACCCGGACAGCACCATCGAGGTGCTCATCGGCCAGCTGGTCAAGATCCTGCGGGGCGGGCAGGAGGTGCGGCTGAGCAAGCGGGCCGGCTCGATCGTCTCCCTCGCCGAGATCGTCGAGCTGATCGGCGTCGACGCGCTGCGCTACACGCTGGCGCGCTACCCCAACGACTCACCGCTCACCCTCGACGTCGAGGCGGTGACCCGGCAGAGCTCGGACAACCCCGTCTTCTACGTGCAGTACGCCCACGCGCGGCTCAGCGCGATCCTCCGCAACGCCGCCGACCTCGGCCTCGCGGTGGACCCCTCGGTCGACCCGGCGCTGCTCGACCACGAGCGGGAGGGCCTGCTGCTGCGTGCCCTCGCCGAGTACCCCCGGGTGGTCGCCGCCGCGGCGAGCCTGCGGGAGCCGCACCGCGTGGCGCGCTACCTCGAGGAGACCGCGGCGACCTTCCACCGCTTCTACGACGTGTGCCGGGTGCTGCCGATGGGCGACGAGGAGGCCGGCGACCTCCACCGCGCGCGGCTGCTGCTGGTCGCCGCCACCCGGACCGTGCTCGCCAACGGCCTCGACCTGCTCGGCGTCAGCGCCCCGGAGCGGATGTGAGGGCCCACGAGGCGGGCGCCCTCCACGCCGACATCAACCACCGGGGGCCGTCCTGGCTGCGCACGCCGCGCGAGGTCAACGACCTGGTGCCGTCGCTGTGGTCCTCGACCGCCCGCAAGAACGACGACGGCGCGCTGGAGGTCGGCGGCGTCGACCTGCGTGACCTCGCCCGCGAGGTGGGGACGCCGGCCTACGTCCTGGACGAGGCCGACTTCCGCGCGCGGGCCCGCGCCTTCCGGCAGGCGTTCGCCGACTACGACGTCTACTACGCCGGCAAGGCGTTCCTCTGCACGGCGGTCGCCCGCTGGGTCGCCGAGGAGGGGCTCAGCCTCGACGTCTGCTCGGGCGGCGAGCTGAGCGTCGCGCTGCGCGCCGGGGTCGACCCCGCCCGGATCGGGTTCCACGGCAACAACAAGACGACCGGCGAGCTGCGCCGGGCCGTCGAGGCCGGCGTGGGCCGCGTGATCGTCGACTCCTTCCACGAGATCGACCGGCTCGAGGCGCTGCTCGCCGGGTCCGCCCCCCGCCACCCGGTCGGCGTGCTGGTCCGGGTGACCGCCGGCGTGGAGGCGCACACGCACGAGTACATCGCCACCGCCCACGAGGACCAGAAGTTCGGCTTCTCGATCAGCGCCGGCGACGCCGAGGCCGCTGCCCGCCGGGTCGAGGCCGTCGACGGGCTCGACCTGCTCGGGCTGCACAGCCACATCGGCTCGCAGATCTTCGACACCTCGGGCTTCGAGGTCGCCGCCCGGCGCGTGCTGGCGCTGCAGGCGCGGCTGGCCGAGGTGCTGGGCCGCGAGCTGCCCGAGCTCGACCTGGGAGGCGGCTTCGGCATCGCCTACACCACCCAGGACGACCCGGCCGAGCCCGACCGGCTCGCCCAGGAGCTCACCGGCATCGTCGAGCACGAGTGCCGCGCGCTCGGCATCGTCGTACCCCGTCTGTCGATCGAGCCGGGGCGGGCGATCGTGGGTCCCTCGACCTGCACCCTCTACGAGGTGGGCACGGTCAAGGCGGTGGGGCTCGACGGGGGAGCGGTCCGGTCCTACGTCTCCGTCGACGGCGGGATGAGCGACAACATCCGCACCGCCCTGTACGACGCCGACTACTCCGCCACGATCGCCTCGCGGCGCTCCGACGCCGAGCCGGTGCTGGGCCGCGTGGTCGGCAAGCACTGCGAGGCCGGCGACATCCTGGTCAAGGACGAGTTCGTCCCCGGTGACCTCCTCCCGGGCGACCTCCTGGCGGTGCCCGGCACGGGGGCCTACTGCCGCTCGATGTCGAGCAACTACAACCACGCGCTCCGCCCTCCGGTGGTCGCGGTCCGCGACGGCAGCACCACCGTGCTGGTCCGGCGCGAGACCGAGGACGACCTGCTGGCCTGCGACCTCGGCTGAGGGCTGACAGGATGGGGCGGCCAGCGAGCGGAGCAGAGGGAGTGACGGACGTGAGCGCGACACCGGTGCGGGTGGCCCTGCTGGGCTGCGGCTCCGTCGGCAGCCAGGTGGTCCGGCTGCTGCGGGAGCAGTCCGCCGACCTCGAGGCCCGGGTGGGAGCGCCGGTCGAGCTCGTCGGCGTCGCCGTACGCCGGCTCGACGCGCGGCGCGAGGTCGAGGTCCCCGAGGGCCTGCTGACCACCGACGCGGCCGGCCTGGTCGCCTCGGGGGTCGACGTGGTCGTCGAGGTGATCGGCGGCATCGAGCCCGCCCGGTCACTGATCCTGTCCGCGCTGGAGCACGGGGCGAGCGTGGTCACCGCCAACAAGGCGCTGCTCGCCGAGGACGGCGCGACGCTCTTCGCCGCCGCCGACAAAGCCGGTCGCGACCTCTACTTCGAGGCCTCCGTGGCCGGGGCGATCCCGATCCTGCGCCCGTTGCGCGAGTCCCTCGCGGGCGACCGGGTGCGCCGTGTGCTCGGCATCGTCAACGGCACCACCAACTTCATCCTCGACAAGATGGACACCAGCGGCGCCGGCTTCACCGAGGCGCTCGAGGAGGCGCAGGCCCTGGGCTACGCCGAGGCCGACCCCACCGCCGACGTGGAGGGCTTCGACGCCGCGGCCAAGGCCGCGATCCTGGCCAGCCTGGCCTTCCACACCCGTGTGGTCGCCACCGACGTGCACCGCGAGGGCATCTCCGAGGTCTCCGCCGCCGACGTCGCCTCCGCACGCCAGATGGGCAGCGTGGTCAAGCTGCTCGCGATCTGCGACCTGGTCGAGGGCCCCGACGGCCCCGCGGTCTCGGCCCGCGTGCACCCCGCGATGATCCCCAGGTCCCACCCGCTGGCCAGCGTGCGCGAGGCCTACAACGCGGTCTTCGTGGAGAGCGACGCCGCCGGTCAGCTGATGTTCTACGGCCCCGGTGCCGGGGGCTCGCCGACCGCCTCGGCCGTGCTCGGCGACCTGGTCACGGTCGCCCGCAACCGGCTCCAGGACGTGCGTGGCGTCGGCGAGTCGACGTACGCCGACCTGGGCGTGCTGCCCATGGGCGCGACGACCACGCGCTACCACGTGGCGATCGACGTCGAGGACAAGGCCGGTGTGCTGGCCGCGGTGGCGCAGGAGTTCGCCAAGCAGGACGTGTCCATCCAGACCGTGCGCCAGCAGGGTCGGGGCGAGGACGCCCAGCTCGTCGTGGTGTCCCACCGGGCCACCGACGAGGCGCTGTCGGCGACCGTCGCCGCGCTGCGCGAGATGAGCGAGGTC
This genomic window from Nocardioides marmoribigeumensis contains:
- the lysA gene encoding diaminopimelate decarboxylase, whose translation is MRAHEAGALHADINHRGPSWLRTPREVNDLVPSLWSSTARKNDDGALEVGGVDLRDLAREVGTPAYVLDEADFRARARAFRQAFADYDVYYAGKAFLCTAVARWVAEEGLSLDVCSGGELSVALRAGVDPARIGFHGNNKTTGELRRAVEAGVGRVIVDSFHEIDRLEALLAGSAPRHPVGVLVRVTAGVEAHTHEYIATAHEDQKFGFSISAGDAEAAARRVEAVDGLDLLGLHSHIGSQIFDTSGFEVAARRVLALQARLAEVLGRELPELDLGGGFGIAYTTQDDPAEPDRLAQELTGIVEHECRALGIVVPRLSIEPGRAIVGPSTCTLYEVGTVKAVGLDGGAVRSYVSVDGGMSDNIRTALYDADYSATIASRRSDAEPVLGRVVGKHCEAGDILVKDEFVPGDLLPGDLLAVPGTGAYCRSMSSNYNHALRPPVVAVRDGSTTVLVRRETEDDLLACDLG
- a CDS encoding choice-of-anchor P family protein; translation: MRSSKTLRARAAALVAAAGLALAGAVVLSTPAEAALTETGYGFQATAYGTRVQAPQAQVGLPRTAFSYIYCTRLAGRSQTNSLEDQLGLPLNASQPLVKINAVKTSSRSFRDVRRNISGASQGSTSIGSVVLGGIDGGPELSFDGLRTVSTAWADNDRKLHARNVVSALDLDLKLPTPPKTGTPLDDLLDAVNSTTGDVLDQVIGVLQDNLGSIEIPGLGTISLGSFDRHYAGKVSAAASSFLFRLDLYGLDGKKSTLEDNMQLGIGRSWARITKGVRSGVMAGVGVGSRVQTDTAIGAVGDLAWKELPCEGTRDRVRTRKAATVNLGMSVPTVLSNASGSSYGVQGRRGRAEAWTRGAVQKVTVNGTKLVLEGVVGRTNVHQSSSGAVRTDFAGSRIGRILVNGRVLGRDVTPRTASSVKLPEIPGVVSVRLFPRGKWRRGGHISAAQVVLAEAVKPVTVTLGYSRAAIKRY
- a CDS encoding homoserine dehydrogenase; translation: MGRPASGAEGVTDVSATPVRVALLGCGSVGSQVVRLLREQSADLEARVGAPVELVGVAVRRLDARREVEVPEGLLTTDAAGLVASGVDVVVEVIGGIEPARSLILSALEHGASVVTANKALLAEDGATLFAAADKAGRDLYFEASVAGAIPILRPLRESLAGDRVRRVLGIVNGTTNFILDKMDTSGAGFTEALEEAQALGYAEADPTADVEGFDAAAKAAILASLAFHTRVVATDVHREGISEVSAADVASARQMGSVVKLLAICDLVEGPDGPAVSARVHPAMIPRSHPLASVREAYNAVFVESDAAGQLMFYGPGAGGSPTASAVLGDLVTVARNRLQDVRGVGESTYADLGVLPMGATTTRYHVAIDVEDKAGVLAAVAQEFAKQDVSIQTVRQQGRGEDAQLVVVSHRATDEALSATVAALREMSEVREVTSVMRVEGDSE
- the argS gene encoding arginine--tRNA ligase → MTPLELSALVVAALGALRDRGELDLPELPESVVVERPKQRGHGDYATNVALQLGKRAGMAPRALAELLAAELVADPAVAAAEVAGPGFLNLTLDAGAQGAVAAQVVAAGAAYGRGDALAGRRVNVEFVSANPTGPLHLGHTRWAAVGDALARVMEAAGADVVREFYVNDRGSQMDKFGASLEASALGRPVPEDGYHGDYVHDLARQVVAQEPGILELPEGERLVAFREAGYRLQLADQQADLEGLRTHFDTWFSERSLFDDGKVQHGLEVLEKAGHLFEADDALWMRTTDFGDDKDRVLRRGNGELTYFASDTAYYVDKRERGFDLCVYLLGADHHGYVGRLRAMAACAGDDPDSTIEVLIGQLVKILRGGQEVRLSKRAGSIVSLAEIVELIGVDALRYTLARYPNDSPLTLDVEAVTRQSSDNPVFYVQYAHARLSAILRNAADLGLAVDPSVDPALLDHEREGLLLRALAEYPRVVAAAASLREPHRVARYLEETAATFHRFYDVCRVLPMGDEEAGDLHRARLLLVAATRTVLANGLDLLGVSAPERM